A stretch of Besnoitia besnoiti strain Bb-Ger1 chromosome V, whole genome shotgun sequence DNA encodes these proteins:
- a CDS encoding hypothetical protein (encoded by transcript BESB_059410), producing MTSRRVGGLGRRCFLTLHCSACSFFLQTSDAVKLLLTQQPHILRRIGAAPAELEQVQGPKADEGKPKGPAAAAASSARSDEAAKGKRRTFFSPSAASPSPKFPLLPLADAALLLKRRGDLVLRSLHGDPLVGSRRQRGEFAPQAPTAEMTKMLNKSGVFCPNCKREGRWEEGRK from the coding sequence ATGACGTCGCGGCGCGTGGGCGGCCTCGGCCGGCGCTGCTTTTTGACGCTGCACTGCTCAGCGTGCTCGTTCTTCCTGCAGACGAGCGACGCCGTGAAGCTGCTGCtcacgcagcagccgcacaTCCTCCGTCGCATcggtgcggcgccggcggagctcgAGCAGGTTCAGGGCCCGAAGGCCGACGAGGGCAAGCCTAAGgggcccgcggccgctgctgcgtcgtccgcgcgttcggacgaggcggcgaaggggaAGCGCCGgactttcttctcgccgtccgcagcctcgccctcgcccaaattcccgctgctgcctctcgccgacgcggcgctgcttctcaagcggcgcggagacctcgTGCTGCGGTCGCTGCATGGGGACCCGCTCGTCGgctcgcggagacagcgcggaGAGTTcgccccgcaggcgccgacggccgAAATGACCAAAATGCTTAACAAAAGTGGCGTGTTCTGTCCAAACTGCAAGCGCGAGGGCAGGTGGGAGGAAGGGCGCAAGTGA
- a CDS encoding hypothetical protein (encoded by transcript BESB_059420) — translation MAARGDARVLSLLFSARSRCAPQPWRPPSYSSPSTSLLSSLATELPCLQQERGVPGGLAPSSRSSCRQLSTASAGRSTAQALERRRNRDRDRAAPRDGRGEARASSPALRGGLERPSRRGRGSEDAAQFRVCVEELQADSAEGAAEPRRLPTRRPHKRGGARGARHDALEDFGATEPGAAEEVETAHAPPPSQPSVARVSACPLETLRPVRVPRRAAPSSSGPAPPLGEGSGAAGARVALPGDPRAARAPLAPPSPSAASSSAPCSPPCAGRGGSRSWGASSASFPSPPSRDFCGLVKLARKAATEASLVLRLAGPARAEKQKAVALLWARLEREALGESSLLPLEFLAPAELALLLSWCARGGCFSAPLFVRVAEIAAPQLPLWPARDVQTLVLAVAQFVAAQKAGRRGAPESRGAQGDRGEERPAGRGEYARGSESPAAATERPRRAAATCLKPDADELSLSLPPPFSLKLPAVCAGWASPPGSSGLAHSLSESTAAALPAWARVGCLVFSAALQHLVSDVTAYRPRHLRNVLDVLVFHEALISLEVLAALRGAKAASLVDSPTSALARTPEARGRAPEAPGPPPRLEDGGTRETPAEREERGLHARPISPPEGRAVHPTERLADGHAEERRERMLRSLGEEPCRALTASSPGGNAPHRPRLPFLLAEALLARAHLFPPAGLCEVAFFFFTLASRDASSACEKALDAQLATPASGFSPRLSAASFAASAAPATPRTASSSAPTLSAASQAWASRSAASAPSPSLSGCYDLSLLSSQVAAIVAQRLMQASAGEAASAKGEFGNEGGCSATRGDSGAAGGVAAAALLRVPAEDAARKATRARGRFPAALASPFDTGPRRGDDEQESAESHPKHPSTEEASARPVDGEAYAKAAHVFCRLADAAEKARERGKKKRRQKAGDLGGRGPVRTDGAGGVDSQCDADAQFWQAFLSAWLLPHLKAALEEQHRQARLLLQRNGPRHARALESPSPPSPPPSASVPSSLSSAASASSLPFSPTYLSMLANALTFCPSSAPLPPLSPPSAPASAPAAVAPSADTASAALLSAVWRELLSLPVLRLASHEFPLRSLSLTAAAAARCGALREEEKTAVLVTLLAPVLRCLERDAGRERAKNKTQRGEEPEEPLRGAQGAARAGEGAPSERKAAAVAPSVCLSEKLVADAYATIFAKSPASSGAFHTLPGLAQLFRLLCERVDSALESVPLDILVYLLRAFSNVYVGLGSIAPPPQGVSPPRLEATPPPRQAPQGDGASAPEASLTSLQASLVALFRRACSTRLSAAFLGSAVSPSASSGLPPDCVNALLAACTRFGRVPVELVCAINKELTGFSFAPPVPLPQASARSRDAATARSLQTPPPDRRPDLARARSAVFGSLAANNLPLTHVLTALSALSRLPFRLRFSPQWDALEHALVAHLQRPSADAAVPSPSTAAAPSPPTCATESPDAAGSCSLSVGDLARVLQTYAYALREPPVALLAALPPTLAPAARTFLVPRTPAAPGRSGVESGRGGVNIGEAAEGRGAPERPDAERTSGAPAAEDLSPGSGGVAGEAVPQANGLHAGAEGERVVLDEGSGSPRERAAGEDEASLELVCMHTRKALESLARLDSHTRGVPRKLIEALPRSPAAHSETEGGGGALERQPVALQVYRLETDPFWQLTDRTLSVFTRLISLPFASPLASRPLLLHGAHSPKGTGSAPDPQAFATETPALAPRGGAVASAACARSSLGSSLWSVARLQAIWFPHGVNTVGDAASCATVLLCPSVFFAALRWWRTLRALESFEQAWIADHRRREARAPEKLSTPETGADSHGGPRQGNTDAASGTRGERDGDSGVARNSRGDARGNETEEAAQVRWGEVEAEKGSSPEAGLSVRECDRAASSSPRLSADVGNLSAETYAVLAGGYAKTSDRLPSFDTAFTSFASTFLPPESAPSAFPLRELDNVRTARFLCCIVTGVFDFLLPSGEHFQRAAPQLNGFSSASALGSPAASPSASARPRTPGAAAARVARVLSLMESDEALLLQFLRAAAEAVRESDARRMQRAQREGERGDGAPSERGRTSPPAETGGAWLHDESNCRPLHTRCGDRADDAQLTAVECGFDGDRPEDGRRPAPKPPLPSVRFHDEKDEARSPALKLQNSVAEVIEGLTRDWESHGDFALQQETQSMLFTIDILLTPRPRTAPTP, via the coding sequence atggcagcgcgaggcgacgcgcgcgttttGTCTCTACTCTTCTCAGCTCGttcccgctgcgcgccgcagccctggCGGCCTCCGTCCTACTCCTCCCCATCGACCTCGCTCCTCTCTAGCCTCGCCACAGAGTTGCCTTGCCTCCAGCAAGAGCGCGGTGTGCCTGGCGGCCTCGCACCCTCCTCtcgaagcagctgcagacagcTGTCGACTGCCTCAGCTGGCCGCTCGACGGCTCAAGCcctcgagcggcgccgcaaccgcgaccgcgaccgcgccgcgccccgcgacggccgcggcgaggcgcgggcgtcctCTCCTGCCCTGCGTGGCGGACTCGagaggccctcgcgccgggGGCGAGGTtccgaggacgccgcgcagtTTCGAGTTTGCGTAGAAGAACTCCAGGCCGACagtgcggagggcgcggcggagccccgccgcctccctaCCCGGCGACCCCacaagcgaggaggcgcgcgcggcgcgagacacGATGCCCTCGAGGACTTCGGCGCCACGGAGccgggcgctgcggaggaagtGGAGACggcacacgcgccgccgccgtctcagCCCTCTGTGGCTCGCGTCTCGGCGTGCCCTCTGGAGACTCTGAGGCCCGTCCGGGTGcctcgcagggcggcgccttcgtcgagcggccccgcgccgcctctcgggGAGGGGAGCGGGGCTGCAGGGGCTCGAGTCGCGCTGCCTGGagacccgcgcgccgctagggctcctctcgcgccgccgagcccgtCAGCGGCTTCATCGTCGGCGCCCTGCTCcccgccctgcgccggccgcggcggatcGCGCTCATGgggcgcctcttccgcgtcgttcccctccccgccgtcgcgcgacttctgcggcctcgtcaagctcgcgcggaaggccgcgacggaggcgtcCCTGGTGCTCCGTCTCGCGGgccctgcgcgcgcagaaaaGCAAAAAGCCGTTGCCCTTCTGTGGGCGCGGCTGGAACGCGAGGCCCTCGGGGAGAgctcgctgcttccgcttGAATTcctcgcgccggcagagctcgcgctgcttctcagctggtgcgcacgcggcggctgcttctccgcgccacTCTTCGTGAGAGTCGCGGAGATCGCCgccccgcagctgccgctgtggCCTGCCCGCGACGTGCAGACTCTCGTGCTTGCCGTCGCCCAGTTtgtggcggcgcagaaggcgggaCGAAGGGGGGCTccggagagccgcggcgcccagggcgatcgaggcgaagagaggcctGCGGGACGAGGCGAAtacgcgcgaggcagcgagtcCCCGGCGGCTGCAActgagaggccgcgccgcgcggcggccacgTGCCTCAAGCCTGACGCCGACGaactgtctctctcgcttccccCACCTTTTTCGCTGAAGCTTCCCGCAGTGTGTGCAGGTTGGGCGTCCCCTCCCGGTTCGTCTGGGCTCGCTCACTCGCTTTCGGAgtcgactgcggcggcgctgccggcgtggGCGCGCGTGGGATGCCTCGTattctctgcggcgctgcagcaccttGTCAGCGACGTGACCGCCTATCGCCCGCGACACCTCCGGAACGTGCTGGACGTGCTCGTCTTCCACGAGGCGCTCATCTCGCTGGAGGTCCTCGCggcccttcgcggcgccaaGGCCGCTTCCCTCGTGGACTCCCCGACTTCGGCCCTTGCACGCACGCCTGAAGCACGCGGCAGGGCGCCTGAGGCTCCTGGGCCCCCTCCTAGGCTCGAGGACGGAGGGACGCGAGAAACcccagcggagagagaagagagaggtcTTCACGCAAGGCCGATTTCGCCGCCGGAGGGGCGCGCAGTCCATCCAACAGAAAGGCTCGCGGACGGACACGCAGAAgaacggcgagagaggaTGCTGCGCAGTCTGGGAGAAGAGCCGTGTCGTGCGTTGACTGCGTCGTCACCCGGTGGCAACGCGCCACAtcgcccgcgtctgccgtTTCTTCTGGCTGAGGcgctcctcgctcgcgcccacCTCTTCCCCCCCGCCGGCCTCTGCGAGgtcgccttttttttcttcacgCTAGCCTCACGAGACGCGTCGTCTGCATGCGAAAAAGCGCTCGACGCGCAGCTAGCGACCCCCGCATCCGgtttctctcctcgtctgtccgcggcgtcttttgctgcgtcagctgcTCCTGCGACGCCTCGGACGGCATCGAGTAGCGCGCCGACTCTGTCTGCAGCTTCGCAGGCCTgggcgtcgcgctcggcggcatctgcgccgtctccgtcACTCTCCGGCTGTTATGATCTCTCGTTGCTCTCTTCGCAAGTCGCGGCGATCGTGGCGCAGCGGCTCAtgcaggcctccgccggagaggccgcgTCAGCGAAGGGCGAGTTTGGAAACGAAGGCGGCtgctccgcgacgcgcggagactcaggggcggcggggggcgttgccgccgctgcgctcctgcgggtgcctgcggaggacgcggcccGCAAGGCGACACGCGCCAGGGGCCGCTTCCCGGCggccctcgcgtcgccctttGACACAGGGCCTCGAAGAGGCGACGATGAGCAAGAGAGCGCTGAGAGTCACCCCAAGCATCCGTCGACTGAggaggcctccgcccgccCTGTCGACGGGGAAGCGTATGCGAAAGCTGCCCACGTGTTTTGTCGGttggcagacgccgcagagaaggcgcgggagagggggaaaaagaagaggaggcaaaAAGCTGGCGACCTGGGGGGACGAGGCCCAGTGAGGACAGACGGAGCCGGAGGCGTGGATTCCCAGTGCGACGCGGACGCTCAGTTTTGGCAGGCATTTCTCAGTGCTTGGCTTCTCCCTCATCTGAAAGCCGCGCTGGAAGAACAACACAGACAGGCCCGACTGCTCCTTCAGCGCAACGGGCCGCGGCATGCGCGGGCGCTcgagtcgccttcgcctccttcgccgccgccctcggcctcCGTTCCCTCGTCGCTATCGTCTGCCgcatctgcgtcgtcgctgcccttCTCCCCCACCTACCTGAGCATGCTCGCGAACGCCTTGACGTTCTGtccctcctcggcgcctctccctcccttgTCGCCCCCGTCTGCTCCCGCGTCTGCTCCTGCCGCTGTGGCGCCGTCTGCTGATaccgcttctgcggcgctcctCTCGGCGGTCTggcgcgagctgctgagTTTGCCtgtgcttcgcctcgcgtcgcacGAGTTTCCGCTccgctcgctgtcgctgacggccgcggcggcggcccgctgcggggcgctgcgggaggaggagaagacggcAGTGCTGGTCACGCTGCTTGCGCCGGTGCTGCGATGTCtggagcgcgacgccggccgcgagcgcgcaaagaacaagacgcagaggggggAGGAGCCGGAGGAaccgctgcgaggcgcccagGGCGCGGCccgggcgggggagggggctccgtcagagagaaaagcggcCGCGGTGGCGCCGTCGGTGTGTCTCTCTGAGAAGTTGGTAGCCGACGCATACGCGACGATCTTCGCCAAGTCGCCCGCATCTTCAGGCGCCTTCCACACGCTCccgggcctcgcgcagctgttTCGTCTGCTGTGCGAGCGGGTCGACAGCGCGCTCGAGAGCGTCCCACTCGACATCCTCGTGTatcttcttcgcgcgttcTCGAACGTCTACGTCGGTCTGGGCTCCatcgcgccgcccccccagggtgtctcgcctcctcgcctcgaggcgacaccgcctccgcgccaggCCCCccagggcgacggcgcgtctGCTCCAGAAGCGTCTCTGACCAGCCTGCAGGCCAGTCTGGTCGCGCTCTttcggcgcgcatgcagcacgcGCTTGAGCGCGGCGTTCCTTGGCTCCGCGGTGTCaccctccgcgtcctcaggTTTGCCGCCTGACTGCGTGAacgcgcttctcgcggcgTGCACGCGCTTCGGCCGAGTGCCTGTCGAGCTGGTCTGCGCCATCAACAAAGAGCTCACGGGGTTTTCGTTTGCCCCCCCGGTGCCTTTGCCGCAAGCctccgcgcggtcgcgagacgccgcgacggcgcgcagcctgcagacgcctccgccggacCGACGACCGGATCTCGCCAGGGCCCGCAGTGCGGTATTtggctctctcgcggccAACAACCTGCCGCTGACGCACGTCCTCACGGCTCTCTCTGCCCTCTCACGCCTCCCGTTCCGCCTGCGCTTTTCGCCGCAGTGGGACGCTCTCGAAcacgccctcgtcgcccacCTTCAGCGCCCCTCTGCCGACGCAGCggtgccgtcgccgtcgaccgccgctgcgccttcgccgccgacaTGCGCGACGGAGTCTCCAGACGCTGCGGGTTCTTGCAGCCTCTCGGTCGGCGACTTGGCTCGCGTCCTTCAGACGTACGCGTATGCCCTCCGCGAGCCGCctgtcgcgcttctcgccgcgctgccgccgactctcgcgccagcggcgcggacaTTCCTCGTGCCCCGCAcccccgctgcgcctggTAGAAGCGGCGTGGAGAGCGGCAGGGGAGGAGTCAACatcggcgaagcggcggagggccgTGGAGCACCAGAGAGACCGGATGCTGAGAGGACTTCGggggcgccagccgcggaAGACCTCAGCCCTGGTTCTGGAGGCGTTGCCGGCGAAGCCGTGCCCCAAGCGAACGGGCTtcacgccggcgccgagggggaGAGAGTCGTGCTCGACGAGGGCTCAGGGTCGCcacgcgagagagccgcTGGGGAGGACGAGGCATCTCTGGAGTTGGTCTGTATGCacacgcggaaggcgctggagagcctcgcgcggctcgactCGCACACGCGAGGCGTTCCGCGGAAGCTGATAGaagcgctgccgcggagcccggcTGCCCATTCTGAgacggagggaggaggaggcgcgctggagagacAGCCGGTCGCTCTACAGGTGTATCGCCTGGAGACGGACCCTTTTTGGCAGCTGACAGACCGcactctctctgtctttACGCGACTTATCTCCCTCCctttcgcgtcgccgctcgcctcgcgaccCTTGCTCCTTCACGGCGCACACTCGCCGAAGGGGACGGGGTCGGCTCCCGACCCGCAGGCCTTCGCcacggagacgccggcgctggCCCCAAGAGGCGGGGCGGTCGCCTCGGCAGCATGCGCGAGGTCTTCTCTCGGTTCGTCTCTCTggagcgtcgcgcggctccaaGCCATCTGGTTCCCTCACGGTGTAAACACggtcggcgacgcagcgtcCTGCGCCACCGTGCTGCTTTGCCCTTCAGTTTTCTTCGCTGCCCTGCGCTGGTGGcggacgctgcgcgcgctcgagAGCTTTGAGCAAGCGTGGATCGCAGACCATAGGAGACGAGAGGCCAGAGCGCCAGAGAAGTTGTCGACGCCCGAGACGGGTGCCGACAGCCACGGAGGCCCTCGACAAGGAAAcacagacgcggcgagcggcacgCGTGGTGAGAGGGACGGGGACAGTGGTGTCGCGCGGAACTCGaggggcgacgcccgcggaaaTGAAaccgaagaggccgcgcaggtcCGGTGGGGTGAGGTggaagcagagaagggcTCTTCCCCCGAAGCTGGGCTCAGCGTGAGGGAATGTGACAGagctgcctcgtcctctcctcgcctttcaGCGGATGTTGGCAATCTTTCAGCTGAGACGTACGCGGTGCTGGCGGGTGGGTATGCGAAGACGTCTGACAGGCTCCCTTCATTCGACACTGCCTTCacttccttcgcctcgacgTTCCTCCCACCTGagtcggcgccctctgcatTCCCCCTGAGAGAGCTTGACAACGTCCGAACTGCGCGGTTCCTGTGCTGCATCGTCACAGGGGTCTTCGATTTTTTGCTTCCCTCCGGTGAACACTTTCAGCGGGCCGCGCCGCAACTGAATGgtttctcctcggcgtccgcctTGGGCTCtcctgccgcgtcgccgtctgcatcGGCGCGTCCCCGAACTcccggcgcagctgcggctcgcgtcgcgcgcgtgctgTCTCTAatggagagcgacgaggcgcttcttctgcagttcctgcgggcggcggcggaggccgttCGCGAGAGCGATGCGCGGCGGAtgcagagggcgcagagggaaGGCGAGCGTGGCGACGGTGCGCCAAGCGAGAGAGGGCGGACGtccccgccggcggagacagggggGGCCTGGCTACATGACGAAAGCAACTGCAGGCCCCTGCACACCAGGTGCGGCGACAgagccgacgacgcgcaacTGACGGCGGTGGAGTGCGGATTCGACGGAGACAGGCCGGAAGATGGAAGGCGCCCTGCGCCCAAGCCGCCCCTCCCCTCTGTTCGTTTCCACGACGAGAAGGACGAGGCAaggtcgccggcgctgaaGCTGCAGAATAGTGTAGCAGAGGTAATCGAGGGACTCACCCGCGACTGGGAGAGCCACGGCGACTTCGCGCTCCAGCAAGAAACTCAGAGCATGCTGTTCACGATCGACATTCTCCTCACACCGAGACCGCGAACGGCGCCGACCCCGTAA